One segment of Primulina tabacum isolate GXHZ01 chromosome 14, ASM2559414v2, whole genome shotgun sequence DNA contains the following:
- the LOC142525136 gene encoding transcription factor bHLH80-like: protein MQQGSGGESGELSRSGGLARFRSAPATWLEALLESDEEYSDVVLELPKPPSDAATDLELLESTGSGGLSNFLRQNISPAEFLSMLNKSDGYFSSLGIPASYGHPSSISAKRARQGDTLDKPLPKLSSSSLMPVKEENGGQGSIMLLDAETDNLLEDSIMCRVRAKRGCATHPRSIAERMRRTRISDRIRKLQELVPDMDKQTNTADMLEEAVAYVKYLQKQIQELTDHQKNCKCSSKD from the exons ATGCAACAGGGAAGTGGCGGTGAAAGTGGTGAGCTGAGTAGAAGTGGCGGACTCGCTAGGTTTCGCTCTGCTCCCGCGACTTGGTTAGAGGCCTTGCTTGAATCCGACGAAGAATATTCCGATGTCGTTTTGGAACTTCCTAAACCACCGTCCGACGCGGCCACTGATCTGGAGCTGCTGGAATCTACCGGAAGCGGTGGGCTGAGCAATTTCCTCAGGCAGAACATTTCTCCGGCCGAGTTTTTATCTATGCTTAATAAGTCCGATGGTTATTTTTCGAGCTTGGGAATTCCGGCGAGCTATGGTCATCCTTCGTCGATTTCGGCTAAGCGTGCTCGCCAAGGGGACACTTTGGACAAGCCGTTGCCTAAATTATCCTCTTCATCTTTAATGCCTGTA AAGGAGGAGAACGGTGGACAAGGATCAATAATGTTGTTGGATGCTGAAACTGATAATCTCTTGGAGGACTCTATCATGTGTAGGGTTCGAGCAAAGCGTGGCTGTGCTACCCATCCTCGCAGCATTGCTGAGAGG ATGCGAAGAACACGGATTAGCGATCGGATAAGGAAGCTGCAGGAACTTGTCCCTGATATGGATAAG CAAACAAACACGGCAGATATGTTAGAAGAAGCAGTAGCTTATGTGAAATACCTTCAGAAACAGATCCAG GAACTGACAGATCATCAGAAGAACTGCAAATGCTCATCAAAAGATTGA